A genome region from Paracoccus stylophorae includes the following:
- a CDS encoding LysR family transcriptional regulator: MSIKLEMLRTFSIVAQKGTLSGAARVLGRTPSAVSMVLTQLEDHVGAPLFETDRKSRLTPLGQLILEESQRATDVFDKSIDAIRRHAISSVGIVRIAAVPSATVALLPKVIDRYRTTHPDVRIEISDVDTAAVRRRVQRDEADIGILSARPGDPPEGEGILRDDLGIVCVEGGPVHRAHLAAEGRSDWNLLTHEPLIANPLCNLVDDPLVRTLLDGSRLEARNTTAILSFVRRGLGASILPFDAVRSQPAGVEFFVPSTRLSQRELRKIRQDKDRTGPLIMDFWSLLSG, from the coding sequence ATGTCAATCAAGCTCGAGATGCTGCGGACCTTCAGCATCGTGGCGCAGAAGGGGACGCTGTCGGGGGCGGCCCGGGTGCTGGGCCGCACGCCGTCGGCCGTCTCGATGGTGCTGACGCAGCTTGAGGACCATGTCGGCGCGCCGTTGTTCGAGACCGACCGCAAAAGCCGGCTGACCCCGTTGGGACAGCTTATCCTTGAGGAAAGTCAGCGGGCGACCGATGTGTTCGACAAAAGCATCGACGCTATCCGCCGCCACGCGATCTCGTCGGTCGGGATCGTGCGCATTGCCGCGGTGCCCTCGGCCACGGTCGCGCTGTTGCCCAAGGTCATCGACCGGTATCGCACGACGCATCCCGATGTCCGGATCGAGATCAGCGATGTCGACACCGCCGCGGTGCGGCGCCGGGTTCAGCGCGACGAGGCCGATATCGGCATCCTCTCAGCCAGACCGGGCGATCCGCCCGAAGGAGAGGGAATTCTTCGCGACGATCTGGGCATCGTCTGCGTCGAAGGCGGGCCGGTCCACCGCGCGCATCTTGCCGCCGAAGGTCGTTCCGACTGGAACCTGCTGACCCATGAGCCCCTGATCGCCAATCCGCTGTGCAATCTGGTGGACGATCCGCTGGTGCGGACGCTGCTGGACGGCAGCAGGCTTGAGGCGCGCAACACGACGGCGATCCTGTCATTTGTCCGGCGCGGGCTGGGCGCCAGCATCCTTCCCTTCGACGCGGTCAGAAGCCAACCCGCGGGCGTCGAGTTCTTCGTGCCGTCCACGCGCCTCAGCCAGCGCGAATTGCGCAAGATCAGGCAGGACAAGGACCGCACAGGCCCGCTGATCATGGATTTCTGGTCGCTTCTGAGCGGATAG